The DNA window GTAAACGGGAATGTGTGACTAAATCGCTAACGAAAACTGTAGCTGACTAATCGGGTTTTATCTTCAAACAAAGCCATTTAGTTGGCTAAATGGCTTTGTTGAGGAAAATAGGATTAGTGAAGTTGATCCATAAGAGCAACTAGGTGGTCAACTGCTTGTTTAGCCTGTGGGCCTTCAGCAGAAATAGTAACTACAGTGCCTTTCACAAGGCCAAGAGTTTGCAGTTTGAACAGACTTTTGGCGCTTGCGCTTTTGCCGTTAGAAGTCACAGTGATATCCGCATCGAAAGCTTTTGCTTCTTTTACGAACTGCGCAGCTGGACGAGTGTGAAGACCGTTTTCTGCTGTGATTTCTACTTGCTTCTCGTACATGTGATATACCCCAATTGATTGTATTTTTGTTGATTGTGACAAGTTTTAAGCTTAACTGCTTTATTCAATACCCGCTAGCAACGGGATACGGTAAGCATGTTGAAGCTGACGCG is part of the Vibrio cidicii genome and encodes:
- a CDS encoding HPr family phosphocarrier protein, with the translated sequence MYEKQVEITAENGLHTRPAAQFVKEAKAFDADITVTSNGKSASAKSLFKLQTLGLVKGTVVTISAEGPQAKQAVDHLVALMDQLH